CTCTCGTACTCTATCTCCTTCATCCCAGCATGCTCAAAGAACGGATTGTATCTCGCCATAACAGCAAGAGTCTCGACGTAAGGAACGCCAACAAGTGGCATTGTTTCTTTTACAAGCCTCACACCTAAGCCTATGCCGCGGTACTTAGGGGCGACGACTACCCTAGCTATCCTCTTGAAGTTCCTATTCACGTATTTCGTTAGCGCTTTAAGACCTTCGCGCTTTTGTATTTCCAAGAGATGCGGTAGCGCTAAGTTCCTCGGCTTGAGGTTAAAGTGAGGTGTAACGTAGACTATTACGCCAGCCAGCTCGCTGCCTACTTCTGCTTTAAAAATGTCGGTAATGAAAGATGCCCTAGCCCCTTTATAATGGAAAATAGCTAGCCTCTTGTAGTCGTCTACAGTGCACCTGGAAATTACGACATCCTTCATCAGGCTACATGGCCTAGGTTCAGGCTTAAAGTACGTCACGTCAACATCGACACCGAATTTCTTCACCACGTAGACATTCGGGTTTAGGTCCTCGAGCAGATCCGTATGGGTCGTGGCCACTATGAGCGTTATGCCCCTTTTTCTGCAGAACTTTTGGGATAAATAGGCTACAACCTTTGCCGTAGTCCTGTCTAATGTAGCGCAGAACTCATCGAAGACTAAGGTCTTTGCGCCCTTCCAAATGGCCTTTGCAAGCCTGTAACGATACTTCTGCCCGTCGCTCAGCTCCTTATAACGTCTCAGGAATATAAAAGCCTCGGCAAGGCCCACGAAGCTGAGTATCTCTATGGCCTCGGATGTATCCTTTCCCACACCGTGTATCACTATCTCATCAGGGTCTATCTCGACGTCCTTGTCCGTTACAATAGGCCTGAATTCCCCATAGTTGCCCAACTGATTTACCAATTCCCTTAACAGAACGCTCTTTCCGGAGCCAGACTCGCCTGTTATATAGACGACGTCTCCCGGGTTTATCTCCAATAAAAAATCTTTGAATATGGGAAAGACCTTTTCCTCGTCCACACCTATACCGAATGCGTCCGAGACTGCTATCGTGCGTTTAGTTACCTTAGTTACGGTCCTGAACGTTTTGTTAATTTTAAAAGTTTTTAAAGACTCTTTGAATGGACAGCTAACCTTTAGCAGCACCATCTAGAACATCCACTCTCTGATGCTTAAGTGTCAATTTTACATGGCAAAATGGGCACTCGATGACCCCTTCAGA
This genomic stretch from Aigarchaeota archaeon harbors:
- a CDS encoding ATP-binding cassette domain-containing protein, which encodes MVLLKVSCPFKESLKTFKINKTFRTVTKVTKRTIAVSDAFGIGVDEEKVFPIFKDFLLEINPGDVVYITGESGSGKSVLLRELVNQLGNYGEFRPIVTDKDVEIDPDEIVIHGVGKDTSEAIEILSFVGLAEAFIFLRRYKELSDGQKYRYRLAKAIWKGAKTLVFDEFCATLDRTTAKVVAYLSQKFCRKRGITLIVATTHTDLLEDLNPNVYVVKKFGVDVDVTYFKPEPRPCSLMKDVVISRCTVDDYKRLAIFHYKGARASFITDIFKAEVGSELAGVIVYVTPHFNLKPRNLALPHLLEIQKREGLKALTKYVNRNFKRIARVVVAPKYRGIGLGVRLVKETMPLVGVPYVETLAVMARYNPFFEHAGMKEIEYEREFDKKQQKVLEFLEGMGLNVELSKSKRRNLSWLEMLNRKQIENVARIIGSFASERFSRPGLIKRIKSGDFSLEDLAEAITLFKAKPKYYIWKNPSFTEFPEPLVQEVLST